The following are from one region of the Salvia hispanica cultivar TCC Black 2014 chromosome 1, UniMelb_Shisp_WGS_1.0, whole genome shotgun sequence genome:
- the LOC125201756 gene encoding probable mannitol dehydrogenase 1: MAEFQHKAFGLAATDSSGVLSPFHFSRRENGDDDVTIKILYCGVCHSDLHTVKNEWGITQYPVVPGHEIAGVVTKIGNNVEKFKVGDRVGVGVIVNSCRTCDVCQQDLESYCAKMIFTYNSTDKDGTRTYGGYSDTVVVDQHFVLRFPENVPSDAGAPLLCAGITVYSPMKYYGMTEAGKHLGVAGLGGLGHVAVKFGKAFGLKVTVISTSPKKKAEALNKLGADAFVVSTDAAELEAATGTMDFIIDTIAAVHQLAPLLSLLKMNGKLVTVGLPDKPLDLPIFPLVAGRKMIGGSDFGGIKETQEMLDFCGKHGIAADIELIRADEINAAMERLAKSDVRYRFVIDVGNSLAKL; the protein is encoded by the exons ATGGCGGAATTCCAACACAAAGCTTTTGGTTTGGCCGCGACCGATTCCTCCGGCGTCCTCTCACCCTTCCATTTCTCTCGCAG GGAAAATGGAGATGACGATGTAACAATCAAAATACTCTACTGCGGAGTTTGCCATTCTGATTTGCACACTGTCAAGAATGAATGGGGAATCACACAGTATCCTGTTGTGCCCGG GCATGAAATTGCGGGTGTCGTGACCAAAATTGGTAATAATGTTGAGAAATTCAAGGTCGGTGACAGAGTCGGGGTTGGGGTGATAGTAAACTCATGTAGGACATGTGATGTCTGCCAACAAGACCTAGAGAGCTACTGTGCCAAAATGATATTCACCTACAATTCCACCGACAAAGATGGCACGAGGACATATGGTGGTTACTCAGACACAGTTGTTGTCGACCAGCATTTTGTGCTTCGTTTCCCCGAGAATGTGCCATCTGATGCTGGTGCTCCGCTGCTGTGTGCTGGAATCACTGTCTACAGCCCGATGAAATACTACGGAATGACTGAGGCTGGAAAGCATTTGGGTGTTGCCGGTCTTGGAGGGCTTGGCCATGTTGCAGTCAAGTTTGGGAAGGCGTTTGGGCTGAAAGTTACTGTTATCAGTACCTCCCCGAAAAAGAAAGCTGAAGCCTTAAACAAGCTCGGTGCTGATGCTTTCGTTGTTAGTACTGATGCTGCTGAGTTGGAG GCTGCAACGGGCACAATGGATTTCATCATTGACACCATCGCTGCAGTGCATCAGTTGGCTCCATTGCTAAGCCTGTTGAAGATGAACGGGAAGCTTGTAACAGTGGGATTGCCGGATAAACCCCTTGACCTTCCTATTTTCCCTCTAGTTGCCG GTCGAAAGATGATTGGTGGAAGTGATTTCGGTGGTATAAAAGAGACGCAGGAAATGTTGGACTTCTGTGGAAAGCATGGCATAGCAGCGGACATTGAGCTGATTCGTGCTGACGAGATAAACGCTGCTATGGAGCGTCTTGCCAAATCTGATGTTAGGTACCGTTTTGTGATTGACGTTGGAAACTCCCTCGCCAAACTCTGA
- the LOC125200844 gene encoding probable mediator of RNA polymerase II transcription subunit 26c isoform X3 — protein MNPEEFRAILSRSGTEIWALIKAAIRVAGSDYGDELRRRRDELVELLYAPEAHMCRNCSGDIRRRVVDHEPYFPENVCINNFNSSDNIDNRSIKFDVDDENKKFSKNVRDSNDDFAKSPLTPESNLSGGEEEDAYGGLFDDEQTKIFSIKEQLEDLNQSEDTVVDLLQNLAYMDITFHALKDTDIGRHVNRLRKHSSNEVRRLVKQLVRKWKETVDEWVKVNQPQATSNLIADGDSPQQSIPRNQQNGHHQRAQREPVMDDEKLNSARKRLQENYQEAKNAKKQRTIQVMDIHDIPKPKNGFIARNKGSFAGRHNR, from the exons ATGAATCCGGAGGAATTTCGGGCGATTTTGTCGAGATCGGGGACCGAAATCTGGGCGTTGATTAAAGCGGCGATTCGCGTTGCTGGTTCGGATTACGGCGATGAGTTGCGCCGCCGCCGGGATGAACTCGTTGAGTTGCTTTACGCGCCGGAGGCGCACATGTGCCGGAACTGTAGCGGTGATATCCGCCGCCGTGTAGTTGATCACGAGCCCTATTTTCCGGAGAATGtttgtattaataattttaatagtagtGATAACATAGATAATAGAAGTATTAAGTTTGATGTAGATgatgaaaataagaaattcaGCAAAAACGTTAGGGATTCTAATGATGATTTTGCTAAGAGTCCATTGACTCCGGAGTCGAATCTTAGCGGCGGAGAAGAAGAGGATGCGTACGGTGGCTTGTTTGATGACGAACAGACCAAAATCTTCAGTATTAAAGAGCAGCTTGAAGATCTGAATCAG aGTGAAGATACTGTGGTGGATTTGCTGCAAAACCTTGCATATATGGATATCACATTTCACGCTCTCAAG GATACTGATATAGGAAGGCATGTGAATCGATTGAGGAAGCATTCATCAAATGAAGTGCGCAGATTGGTGAAGCAGCTTGTCAG AAAATGGAAGGAAACTGTTGATGAATGGGTAAAGGTGAACCAACCACAAGCAACTTCAAACCTTATAG CTGATGGGGATTCACCTCAGCAGAGCATACCCagaaatcaacaaaatggCCATCACCAG AGAGCACAAAGGGAACCAGTCATGGATGACGAGAAGCTAAACTCAGCAAGAAAGCGTCTTCAGGAGAACTACCAAGAAGCTAAGAATG CCAAAAAGCAGAGAACGATTCAAGTAATGGATATTCATGATATTCCCAAACCAAAGAATGGCTTCATTGCCAGGAACAAAGGCAGCTTTGCGGGGAGGCATAATCGGTGA
- the LOC125200844 gene encoding probable mediator of RNA polymerase II transcription subunit 26c isoform X2 — protein MNPEEFRAILSRSGTEIWALIKAAIRVAGSDYGDELRRRRDELVELLYAPEAHMCRNCSGDIRRRVVDHEPYFPENVCINNFNSSDNIDNRSIKFDVDDENKKFSKNVRDSNDDFAKSPLTPESNLSGGEEEDAYGGLFDDEQTKIFSIKEQLEDLNQSEDTVVDLLQNLAYMDITFHALKDTDIGRHVNRLRKHSSNEVRRLVKQLVRKWKETVDEWVKVNQPQATSNLIADGDSPQQSIPRNQQNGHHQVPDFGYSPNPQNEPKPKPPQSGARREALLRPPQSVPKSTSAPPNRAQREPVMDDEKLNSARKRLQENYQEAKNAKKQRTIQVMDIHDIPKPKNGFIARNKGSFAGRHNR, from the exons ATGAATCCGGAGGAATTTCGGGCGATTTTGTCGAGATCGGGGACCGAAATCTGGGCGTTGATTAAAGCGGCGATTCGCGTTGCTGGTTCGGATTACGGCGATGAGTTGCGCCGCCGCCGGGATGAACTCGTTGAGTTGCTTTACGCGCCGGAGGCGCACATGTGCCGGAACTGTAGCGGTGATATCCGCCGCCGTGTAGTTGATCACGAGCCCTATTTTCCGGAGAATGtttgtattaataattttaatagtagtGATAACATAGATAATAGAAGTATTAAGTTTGATGTAGATgatgaaaataagaaattcaGCAAAAACGTTAGGGATTCTAATGATGATTTTGCTAAGAGTCCATTGACTCCGGAGTCGAATCTTAGCGGCGGAGAAGAAGAGGATGCGTACGGTGGCTTGTTTGATGACGAACAGACCAAAATCTTCAGTATTAAAGAGCAGCTTGAAGATCTGAATCAG aGTGAAGATACTGTGGTGGATTTGCTGCAAAACCTTGCATATATGGATATCACATTTCACGCTCTCAAG GATACTGATATAGGAAGGCATGTGAATCGATTGAGGAAGCATTCATCAAATGAAGTGCGCAGATTGGTGAAGCAGCTTGTCAG AAAATGGAAGGAAACTGTTGATGAATGGGTAAAGGTGAACCAACCACAAGCAACTTCAAACCTTATAG CTGATGGGGATTCACCTCAGCAGAGCATACCCagaaatcaacaaaatggCCATCACCAG GTTCCAGATTTTGGGTACTCCCCGAATCCACAAA ATGAACCAAAGCCTAAACCACCACAGTCCGGAGCTCGAAGAGAAGCTCTGTTAAGGCCGCCTCAATCAGTTCCTAAGTCTACTTCAGCTCCTCCTAAT AGAGCACAAAGGGAACCAGTCATGGATGACGAGAAGCTAAACTCAGCAAGAAAGCGTCTTCAGGAGAACTACCAAGAAGCTAAGAATG CCAAAAAGCAGAGAACGATTCAAGTAATGGATATTCATGATATTCCCAAACCAAAGAATGGCTTCATTGCCAGGAACAAAGGCAGCTTTGCGGGGAGGCATAATCGGTGA
- the LOC125202085 gene encoding fasciclin-like arabinogalactan protein 19, with product MAPPPRYSSTSAIIFLFLLHAASAADPPSPTQSQEFDDMLQSLRNYGYSLFTNAIATSDLNYELLSAPNFTLFAPRDELLYALDLATSASAYVSTLHYHVVSTRHTFADLKNLSAPFLDTLLFDYAVLIGKFRDVHVSTDRASIGLIVDGVRVAYPDLFVGSRMAVHGIDGILLTGLNLSRDLGADYIPPPPPGAPAAALDGNIPAPAYPFVGRNDVPGATVESYFDWDATPPPERGVRKGRRRYRRRMALGRL from the coding sequence ATGGCCCCACCACCGCGCTACTCCTCCACCTCCGCCATCATCtttctcttcctcctccacgccgcctccgccgccgatCCTCCCAGTCCCACCCAATCCCAAGAATTCGACGACATGCTGCAGTCTCTCCGCAACTACGGCTACTCCCTCTTCACCAACGCCATCGCCACCTCCGATCTCAATTACGAGCTCCTCTCCGCCCCCAATTTCACTCTCTTCGCCCCGAGAGACGAGCTCCTCTACGCCCTCGACTTGGccacctccgcctccgcctACGTCAGCACCCTCCATTACCACGTCGTCTCCACGCGCCACACCTTCGCCGACCTCAAAAACCTCTCCGCCCCCTTCCTCGACACCCTCCTCTTCGACTACGCCGTCCTCATCGGTAAATTCCGCGACGTCCACGTCTCCACCGATCGGGCCTCCATCGGCCTCATCGTCGACGGCGTCCGCGTCGCCTACCCCGATCTATTCGTCGGATCTAGGATGGCGGTTCACGGAATTGACGGAATTCTTCTCACCGGCCTCAATCTCAGCCGCGATCTCGGCGCGGATTACattccgccgccgcctcccgGAGCTCCGGCGGCTGCTTTGGATGGGAATATTCCGGCGCCGGCGTATCCTTTCGTTGGGAGGAATGATGTTCCTGGTGCTACAGTGGAGTCTTATTTTGACTGGGATGCGACTCCGCCTCCGGAAAGAGGTGTGAGGAAGGGGCGGCGCCGCTACCGGAGGCGTATGGCGCTCGGTCGTCTCTAA
- the LOC125207230 gene encoding protein CHAPERONE-LIKE PROTEIN OF POR1, chloroplastic-like, producing MSSGLTCGPLKYSMGLPARGIGSHKKQFSVLPSFGLSTKFLMWERNGLAASTCRYKQRVPSVNCAMDATFGDSSNDSTVIFPRINVKDPYKRLGISKEASEDEILAARNFLIQTYAGHKASVDAIEAAHDKIIMQKFYERKNPKINVKKKVREVTQHKYVQAVTSRFRTPSTRVIVKTSVAFLVLGVLTVLFPTEEGPTLQVAISLILTMYFIHDRLKTKLRAFLYGAGSFAFSWLLGTFLMVSVMPPILKGPRSLEVTTSLISYIILWVSSTYLR from the exons ATGTCATCCGGGTTAACTTGTGGCCCCTTGAAATATAGCATGGGCTTACCAGCAAGGGGGATAGGATCACATAAGAAGCAGTTCTCTGTTTTACCGAGTTTTGGGTTATCTACAAAGTTTCTTATGTGGGAAAG AAATGGTTTAGCTGCATCAACTTGTAGATATAAACAGAGAGTGCCTTCTGTAAACTGTGCAATGGATGCTACCTTTGGAGATTCTAGCAATGACTCAACAG TGATATTTCCTAGAATTAATGTCAAGGATCCTTACAAGCGACTAGGAATCAGCAAGGAAGCTTCAGAAGATGAAATTCTAGCTGCTCGGAACTTCTTAATACAAACATACGCAGGACACAAGGCCAGTGTGGATGCAATTGAAGCAGCACACGATAAAATCATCATGCAAAAATTTTACGAAAGGAAGAACCCTAAGATCAACGTCAAGAAAAAGGTCAGGGAAGTAACCCAGCATAAATATGTCCAGGCTGTCACAAGCAGGTTTCGAACCCCATCCACAAGGGTCATTGTAAAAACTTCTGTAGCTTTCTTGGTACTCGGAGTGCTAACTGTACTCTTTCCAACGGAGGAAGGCCCAACACTTCAAGTTGCTATCTCTTTGATACTCACAATGTACTTTATTCATGATCGCCTCAAGACCAAATTGCGTGCTTTTCTCTATGG AGCAGGGAGTTTTGCTTTTTCGTGGCTTCTGGGAACGTTCTTGATGGTTTCTGTGATGCCACCTATACTCAAAGGGCCAAGGAGCTTAGAAGTGACGACGTCGTTGATAAGCTACATTATCCTTTGGGTTTCATCTACCTATCTTCGATAG
- the LOC125200844 gene encoding probable mediator of RNA polymerase II transcription subunit 26c isoform X1, with translation MNPEEFRAILSRSGTEIWALIKAAIRVAGSDYGDELRRRRDELVELLYAPEAHMCRNCSGDIRRRVVDHEPYFPENVCINNFNSSDNIDNRSIKFDVDDENKKFSKNVRDSNDDFAKSPLTPESNLSGGEEEDAYGGLFDDEQTKIFSIKEQLEDLNQSEDTVVDLLQNLAYMDITFHALKDTDIGRHVNRLRKHSSNEVRRLVKQLVRKWKETVDEWVKVNQPQATSNLIADGDSPQQSIPRNQQNGHHQFPQVPDFGYSPNPQNEPKPKPPQSGARREALLRPPQSVPKSTSAPPNRAQREPVMDDEKLNSARKRLQENYQEAKNAKKQRTIQVMDIHDIPKPKNGFIARNKGSFAGRHNR, from the exons ATGAATCCGGAGGAATTTCGGGCGATTTTGTCGAGATCGGGGACCGAAATCTGGGCGTTGATTAAAGCGGCGATTCGCGTTGCTGGTTCGGATTACGGCGATGAGTTGCGCCGCCGCCGGGATGAACTCGTTGAGTTGCTTTACGCGCCGGAGGCGCACATGTGCCGGAACTGTAGCGGTGATATCCGCCGCCGTGTAGTTGATCACGAGCCCTATTTTCCGGAGAATGtttgtattaataattttaatagtagtGATAACATAGATAATAGAAGTATTAAGTTTGATGTAGATgatgaaaataagaaattcaGCAAAAACGTTAGGGATTCTAATGATGATTTTGCTAAGAGTCCATTGACTCCGGAGTCGAATCTTAGCGGCGGAGAAGAAGAGGATGCGTACGGTGGCTTGTTTGATGACGAACAGACCAAAATCTTCAGTATTAAAGAGCAGCTTGAAGATCTGAATCAG aGTGAAGATACTGTGGTGGATTTGCTGCAAAACCTTGCATATATGGATATCACATTTCACGCTCTCAAG GATACTGATATAGGAAGGCATGTGAATCGATTGAGGAAGCATTCATCAAATGAAGTGCGCAGATTGGTGAAGCAGCTTGTCAG AAAATGGAAGGAAACTGTTGATGAATGGGTAAAGGTGAACCAACCACAAGCAACTTCAAACCTTATAG CTGATGGGGATTCACCTCAGCAGAGCATACCCagaaatcaacaaaatggCCATCACCAG TTTCCACAGGTTCCAGATTTTGGGTACTCCCCGAATCCACAAA ATGAACCAAAGCCTAAACCACCACAGTCCGGAGCTCGAAGAGAAGCTCTGTTAAGGCCGCCTCAATCAGTTCCTAAGTCTACTTCAGCTCCTCCTAAT AGAGCACAAAGGGAACCAGTCATGGATGACGAGAAGCTAAACTCAGCAAGAAAGCGTCTTCAGGAGAACTACCAAGAAGCTAAGAATG CCAAAAAGCAGAGAACGATTCAAGTAATGGATATTCATGATATTCCCAAACCAAAGAATGGCTTCATTGCCAGGAACAAAGGCAGCTTTGCGGGGAGGCATAATCGGTGA